The following are from one region of the Coffea eugenioides isolate CCC68of chromosome 2, Ceug_1.0, whole genome shotgun sequence genome:
- the LOC113762978 gene encoding calcium-binding protein PBP1-like, with amino-acid sequence MALKGDVIEFEDFFPAMVEKLGAEGFLDELCNGFRLLMDEEKGLITLESLKKNSALLGLQDLKDDELQCMLEEGDLDGDGSLNEMEFCVLMFRLSPELMKTSRMFVEEAILNQF; translated from the coding sequence ATGGCATTAAAAGGCGATGTTATCGAGTTTGAAGATTTTTTCCCTGCAATGGTGGAGAAACTTGGCGCAGAAGGATTCTTGGATGAGCTGTGCAATGGGTTCAGGTTGCTGATGGATGAAGAAAAAGGGTTGATCACATTGGAGAGCTTGAAGAAAAATTCGGCTTTGTTAGGTTTGCAAGACTTGAAGGATGATGAATTGCAATGCATGTTAGAAGAAGGGGATTTGGATGGTGATGGGAGTCTGAATGAAATGGAGTTCTGTGTTCTTATGTTTAGATTGAGTCCTGAATTAATGAAGACTTCAAGAATGTTTGTTGAAGAAGCTATATTGAATCAGTTTTAG